A region of Bos javanicus breed banteng chromosome 17, ARS-OSU_banteng_1.0, whole genome shotgun sequence DNA encodes the following proteins:
- the CRYBB1 gene encoding beta-crystallin B1 isoform X2 has translation MAQTLSSEVEGRQDRIVSQTLAPSKLSVDLGTACSSLVVFEQENFQGRRVEFSGECLNLGDRGFERVRSIIVTSGPWVAFEQSNFRGEMFVLEKGEYPRWDTWSSSYRSDRLMSFRPIKMDAQEHKLCLFEGANFKGNTMEIQEDDVPSLWVYGFCDRVGSVRVSSGTWVGYQYPGYRGYQYLLEPGDFRHWNEWGAFQPQMQAVRRLRDRQWHREGCFPVLAAEPPK, from the exons ATGGCACAGACATTAAGTTCAGAAGTGGAGGGAAGGCAGGACAGGATCGTTTCACAGACCTTGGCTCCGAGCAAGCTCTCAGTTGATCTGGGCACGGCCTGCTCTTCG CTGGTGGTCTTTGAGCAGGAGAACTTCCAGGGCCGGCGGGTGGAATTCTCCGGGGAGTGCTTGAACCTGGGAGACCGTGGCTTCGAACGAGTGCGCAGCATCATTGTCACCTCCGGACC cTGGGTCGCATTTGAGCAGTCCAACTTCCGGGGGGAGATGTTCGTCCTGGAGAAAGGCGAGTACCCACGCTGGGACACGTGGTCCAGCAGCTACCGCAGCGACCGGCTCATGTCCTTCCGGCCCATCAAGATG GATGCCCAGGAGCACAAGCTCTGCCTGTTTGAAGGGGCCAACTTCAAGGGCAACACCATGGAGATCCAGGAGGATGATGTGCCCAGCCTCTGGGTCTACGGCTTCTGTGACCGCGTGGGCAGCGTGAGGGTCTCCAGCGGAAC CTGGGTTGGCTACCAGTATCCCGGCTACCGTGGGTACCAGTACCTCCTGGAGCCTGGCGACTTCCGGCACTGGAACGAGTGGGGGGCCTTCCAGCCACAGATGCAGGCCGTGCGTCGCCTGCGTGACCGGCAGTGGCATCGCGAAGGCTGTTTCCCCGTCCTGGCCGCCGAGCCGCCCAAGTGA
- the CRYBB1 gene encoding beta-crystallin B1 isoform X1, giving the protein MSQPAAKASATAAVNPGPDGKGKAGPPPGPAPGSGPAPAPAPAPAQPAPAAKAELPPGSYKLVVFEQENFQGRRVEFSGECLNLGDRGFERVRSIIVTSGPWVAFEQSNFRGEMFVLEKGEYPRWDTWSSSYRSDRLMSFRPIKMDAQEHKLCLFEGANFKGNTMEIQEDDVPSLWVYGFCDRVGSVRVSSGTWVGYQYPGYRGYQYLLEPGDFRHWNEWGAFQPQMQAVRRLRDRQWHREGCFPVLAAEPPK; this is encoded by the exons ATGTCTCAGCCCGCGGCCAAGGCCTCGGCCACCGCCGCCGTGAACCCAGGGCCCGACGGGAAGGGGAAGGCGGGCCcacccccaggccccgccccgggatccggccccgcccccgcccccgccccggccccagcccagcCGGCGCCCGCGGCCAAAGCGGAGCTGCCTCCCGGCAGCTACAAG CTGGTGGTCTTTGAGCAGGAGAACTTCCAGGGCCGGCGGGTGGAATTCTCCGGGGAGTGCTTGAACCTGGGAGACCGTGGCTTCGAACGAGTGCGCAGCATCATTGTCACCTCCGGACC cTGGGTCGCATTTGAGCAGTCCAACTTCCGGGGGGAGATGTTCGTCCTGGAGAAAGGCGAGTACCCACGCTGGGACACGTGGTCCAGCAGCTACCGCAGCGACCGGCTCATGTCCTTCCGGCCCATCAAGATG GATGCCCAGGAGCACAAGCTCTGCCTGTTTGAAGGGGCCAACTTCAAGGGCAACACCATGGAGATCCAGGAGGATGATGTGCCCAGCCTCTGGGTCTACGGCTTCTGTGACCGCGTGGGCAGCGTGAGGGTCTCCAGCGGAAC CTGGGTTGGCTACCAGTATCCCGGCTACCGTGGGTACCAGTACCTCCTGGAGCCTGGCGACTTCCGGCACTGGAACGAGTGGGGGGCCTTCCAGCCACAGATGCAGGCCGTGCGTCGCCTGCGTGACCGGCAGTGGCATCGCGAAGGCTGTTTCCCCGTCCTGGCCGCCGAGCCGCCCAAGTGA